The Crassaminicella indica genomic interval TATTTTGTTGTTCTAATAGCTTCATCTATATTATTAGCTGTATTTCCAATTTCTATAAGTGCATAATAATCAGAATTAAACTGATTAAATCGATAAGGCTTGGTGATAGTTTTTTTTGCTAATCCCGGATAAAGTTCATCACTTTTTGCTTTTATATATTTAGCAAATGTTAATAATTTTTCTGTATTTTTATTTTTTGTACCTACAACAATACTGTATCTTGCAACTTTTTGACCATTAATCACCACATAGCTGTTTTCTCTAGCAGTATTATTATTAGGTGCTGCATCTCTATGAATATCAAATATTATTTTCAATGAAGGGTTTTTATCCATATTTGATTTTAATGTTTCTAAAGCTCTTACATATGATTGTTGGTATGATGGATAATCATGGAGAGTATCGTTATGTATAACTTTATAGCCTTTTCTAACCAAATAAGATGTTAATTTATCTCCTACAGCTCTTACTGTGAACCTTCTTTTAAGAGAATGAAAATTCCCTATAGATTCTGGCATATATGATTCTGTTGCATGAGTATGATATATGAATATTACAGGCTTATTCATATTCAGCTCCACTTTGTTTGGCATATTTACAGGAGAACTTACAATAGGAATTTGTTTTGTATTTTTTTTGGGGGTACTTTCTACTTTCGCCTTCCTAGATGCTACAGCTAATTCTTGAACTTCTTTTGTTTTTTTAACTATCTCATTATTTTCTATCTCTTCTAAAGAATTATTTATATCATGATTCTTTGCTATGTTATTTTCCTGATCCTTTAGCAACATATAATCATCCATTTCTGCTAAATCATCATCTGCTTCTTTTAACATCGATATTTGTGCCTTAAATAGTGTTTTAGGATCTTCATAATCAAAATTCATTAATTTGCCTAAAACCATTTTAACAAATGTTTTATCTTGGCTATACCCATTTTCCTTTTTATAATTTACTTCTAAAGCAGGTATCGTTTTATTTAACATCTGTATAAATAAATCATCCTTTATATTTTCTTTTTCATGAGCTTGTACAAAATTTTGACCGTTTCTGACCCCATTTGCTTTAACAATCATTTCCTTAGTATCTAAAATCAACATACCGCATGCTAAAATACACATCATACAAGTTATAAAAACACCTATCCATCTATAATATCTTTTCATTTCAATTACCTTAACTTTCACCAATCTACGCACCCCTCTTTAGTTTCTTTTGTTATTAATAAATAAGAACAATATGCTTATATAAGATTATATGAGAGGTGTCATCAATATATGATTATTCTTACTGCAAATATCTATTCACATCTTTTAAATCAATTCCAGGATGCAACGCAATATTTAAAGCATTAGCAATAATTTGAGATATATTTCTTATAGTCATATCTATATCTTTTGTTGTAACGATTACATTTGCACCATAAGGTTCTAACACTTCTTTTATCAAACCATACTGATCTTCGTCATTCATTCCTTTTAGAATTTTATAAAATTCAGAATCCTTCGATGCTTGATTAGATAATTCATCCACTACTAATTTTATTGTGTCATTTGTTAAAGTTGCAGCATCAACAACAGTAGGAACACCAATCGCTAATACAGGTACCCCTAAAGTATTTTTGCTAAGTTCTTTTCTCTTATTACCAATCCCTGCCCCTGGATTTATTCCAGTAGTAGATATTTGTATAGTTGTATGTACTCTTTGCATTTTTCTCGATGCTAAAGCATCAATAGCAATAACAAGGTCTGGCTTTGTCTTTTCAACAACTCCTCGAATAATTTCTACTGTCTCAATCCCTGTAGTTCCCATTACTCCTGGAGATATAGCACTAACAGGTCTCATTGTAGGATCATCACTTTTTTTATAAGCTTCAAAAAAATGTCTTGTAACAAACACCTTTGATACAACTTGAGGTCCTAAAGCATCTGGTGTAATATCCCAGTTTCCTAATCCAACAATAAGTGTTTTAAAATTGTCCTTTTTAGGAACAAGATTTGATAATTCTTTTGCTAGAGCTTGGCTCAAACAATCTTTTAAATCTGCATCTGGATTTTTCATTCCTGATGCCTCAATAGTAATGTAACTGCCCTTTGGCTTTCCAATTATTTTGCTACCTTCTTCATTCAAAACTGTTACATTCGTAATAGTAGCAAATTCCTCTTCTCTTCTCTTCACTTCTACGCCTGGAATTTCTTTTTTTGTCTTTTCATGATACAGCTCTCTTACTTCTAAAGCCAAATCTGTACGAATTTTAAACATTTACGCCACCTCCTATTTTTATAGTTTTGACCATCTTTATAATTTTATGTATATCTTATAGATAATTTATTTTTTTTGAAGTTTATCAGATATCAGCATTCTTTATTTTCGAATATATGTATAAATTAAAGCCTTTATGGAAATAAAACAAATAGTAGTTTTTCCCTTGCTTTTTCATGATAATCATGATAGAATATCTTTTGTTGAATTGCTTATAAGGGGGTGAACAGGTTGGCAAACATTAAATCTGCTAAAAAGAGAATTAAAGTTATTGAAGTAAAAACAGCTAGAAACAGAAGAATAAAATCTGCTGTTAAAACTGCAATCAGAAGATTCGAAGAAGCTTTAGTAGCTGGTAATGTAGAAGAGGCAAAAGCTAAGTTCCAATTTGCTGAAAAGAAAATCATGCAGGCTGCTGCAAAAGGAACTTTCCACAAAAATGCTGCTTCTAGAAAGGTTGCTAAATTAGCTATGAAATTAAATAAAGCTATGTAATGAATCTTTCAACCGTCATTTATTCCCCATTAAGATAAAAAGCGTACTTTGTACGCTTTCCGCCATTTTTTGGACTTTTTATTATCCAAATTGAGTTATTAATAATTCTATCCCTAGTCTTTGGTCAATCTTCCCTTTCTTAATGCTTTCATCTGTATCCAAACAAGCCTGAAGAGCTTTTTTTAGCATTTTTTCATCAAAATTCATAGCCTGTTGCAAATATTTCTTTACAACAAACTGTCTAAGACCTAGTTTAGGAGCTATTGCCATTGGTGTATACCCTTGTTTTTCCATTAATTTTATTTGAAATAAATATCGGAATTGTCTTGTAATCATATACAATATCTTAATTTCTGATTCCCCTTCCATTAACATATCACTAAAAAGAGAAAGCGCTTTATCCGTATTTTTCCTTCCTATTGACTCTACAAGGCTAAAAATATTATTTTCTATAGATTTAGGTGCTAATAATTCAATATCACTACTTGTTACTACAATTCGATCCCCTAAAAAGCTACACAATTTATTGATTTCATTATCTAAATCTTTTAAATTTTTATTTGAATTTTTATCTAAATATCCAGTAATATCTAAGAAATAAGATATTTCCCTATCATTGATTTCTTTATTATACTTTTTAAAGCTTTTTAAAATCCATTTATGCATATCTCTCTCTGATAATTTCTCAAAAGCTACTATTTTTCCATACTTACTAATTGCTTTTATAATCTTTTTTCTTTTATCAATGTCTTGTGTTACTACAAAAAATAAATGTGTTGTAGCAGGTAAATTAGCAAAATATTTAGTCAATCTTTCTTCCTCTCCATCGCTAATGTTTTTTCTTTTTCCAAAAAAACATTCTAGATCTTTTACAAGAACCATTCTTCTCTCTGCCATAAAGGGAAGAGTTTCACAAGCATTAATGATTGTATTAACATCTGTTTCTTTCCCATCTATAAACTGATAATTAAGATCTTCAAATCCTTTATTTATTATTTTTTCTTTAATACTATTCAAAATATTTTCTATAAGATAATATTCTTGTCCATAAAATAAATACAAATTATTCAGTGCATCATTTTTTAAATCCTTTAAAACCTCTTTGTAATTCATAATAATACCTCCAAATTATTTTCTCCATTTATGCAACATTGTTTCAATTCTTATATTTTCTTCATCTAAAGTAACAATAACAGCACCATCTTCATCATTTCTAAATACTACTATATCATTTTCTTTTAATCGATCTAATACATCCTTATGGGGATGCCCATGTAGATTTTTTCCAACCTGTATCACAGCAAATTTTGGTTTTACAAAGCATAAAAAATCATTAGTAGTGGAACTATTGCTACCATGATGTGCTACCTTTAATAGATCTACAGAAAGATTTGGATAACTTTTTAAAATTTCCTCTTCCCCTTGAGCTTCAAGATCACCAGTAAATAAAATATTATTTCCATTATATTCCATTAATACAACTAAGGAATTATTATTTATTTCATCACCAGAAAACAAAATATGCTCTTCATCTGGATGAAGAATTTTCATACTGACATCCTTTTCAATTTTTATACTATCATTCTTTAAGCATTGAATAATTTTTGTTTTTTGCTTCCTGCATTTTTCCTTTAATTTTTCTAAATCTTCTGATTGAAAATAATCTGTCCCCATAATCAAAGATTTTACCCTTAAATGATCTAATACACAAATAAGTCCTCCTATATGATCTTTATGAATATGAGATAATATCATTAGATCAATTTTACCTACATGATTCTTCCTTAGAAAAGGCACTAAAATATCTTCACCAACATCTATTTTTTTCTGATAACTTCCTCCACCATCTATTAAAATATTTTTTTTCATAGGTGTCCTAATAAGAATACAATCTCCTTGTCCAACATCTACAAAAGTAATTTCCATTTTATTAGGCATTAAATAAAAAACAACGTTTATGATAACATATAATCCAACCACTAAAATCAATCCTTGTTTTTTGCTTATGTAATATCTCTGAATTTTTTTATCTTCTACAATCCACACCAAAAAGAAAATATAATAAAAAAATATAAAAAAGCAACTTGGCGAAATTACTTCTATACTAGAAAAAGGCATAGATTCTATAAAGGTTGATAAAGCAATCATAATCTTTATTAAAATAGACACAATATATCCAAAAACAGACGCTATAGAGATGTTTACAAATCCAAATATAATACTTACAAGCCCTACTGGTACAATAAAGCCTACAATCATTACAATAGGTATATTTATAATAAATGCACCTAAAGATATATAATTAAAGTGATATGCAACAATAGGAATAACCCCTATTTGTGCAGCCATAGATACAGATAATATTGTTCTAATAGCTTTAGGTAAAATTCTTAGTTTTTTAAAAATTGATTTATATAAAAGTATAATACCTAAAACTGCTGTAAAAGAAAGTTGAAAGCCTATATCTAATAAATATAAAGGATTTATCATCAAAAATATTAACCCTGCACTAGCAACAGCACATAAGGAATCATATCTTCTATCAAAAAGTGGTGCTAAAATCAATATAAAAGTCATGCTTGCAGCTCGTAAAACTGAAGGAGCACATCCAGTTATAATAACATAAAAACTAACAATAGCCAATATGCTAAATATCTTTATAGGCAGAGGAAACCTTTTTAATAATTTATTAATATACATATAAATAATCCCTACATGTAACCCTGATACTGCTAATATATGTGCAATTCCTACTTTTTTAAAAACTTTATATAAATTTGTATCCAATTTTTCTTTATCCCCTAAAAGAATTCCTAAAAAAACCCCTCCTTCTCTTTTAGAAAAAATATGATCTATTATACATACAACTTTATCTTTTATACAATTTGCTATTTTAATTATAAAAAAAATATCACCTTCTCCAATAACCTCTACGCTTTTAGCATTTTCATATAAAATCCCATATATATTTTTGCTCTTTAAATATATATTGTAATCAAACATTTTAGGGTTTCGTCTTTTTTGAGGTTCTAAAAGCATACCATTCATACCAATTCTTTTTCCTGTTACAGCTTGAAGCTCTTCATTTTCTCCTTTAAGTTTTACAAGGAGCTTGATAGAAGGTCTATACTTTTTCCCATCAACAACAATTTCTTCTACCTTTAGGATCATGCACATACGTTCTTTATAGACAACATCTATTACATCTCCCATAACATATACTTTTTTTCCAAATAATTGTTTTAATTCCCCATCATATTCATTGTTTACCTTGAAGTTTAAAATCCCTAATAATAGTATAATAGAAAATAAAATAATAGCAGATCTCTGCTTATGTATACAAATTCCAGCCACAATCATTATAAAAAAAATATACAATATCGCATCATAAGACATAGCAAACATATATTCCAACAATATCCCTAAAATATAAAATGCTGTAATCATCAAAATAGGTCTTCTCACTTATACTATACCTCTCTTTTAATGCTTCTATATTATCCTTCAATTACATATTTTTCCCTTTTTTATAAAAAATAAAATATTTACTAAAAAACACCTCCATTTACTGGAAGTGTTTTTTATCTATAGTTTTCTTTTAGTTTTTGAAATAATTTTATTTTATCAAAAGCAATTATCAATGGTGCTGCTAATACCCCGCCACCTATTGCTTGAGTAATATTACCAATAATACCTAATACCGCTGTAGCAAAACCATAAAGTACAGTTTCATAAGCTAAATATCCTGCAACCATCACAGCTCCTCCTGCTAGTACTGAAAAAACAAATACAATTATTTTTTTTGAAATGCTAGTATCTTTTGTTACTATTTTATTATAAATATATCCTAAAACTAAAGCATCCAACCCTTTTATCACAAGAGTAGCTGGAGCATAAATATAATATCCTGAGAAAACATCTGCAAAAAGAGATCCTATTCCTGCAGCAAGACTTCCCGCTACTGGACCTAATAAAATACCGCTAAGATACACCATACTATCACCAATATGAATGTACCCCTTCGTTGGAGTTGGTACTTGTATAAGCATTGTCCCTACCAATACCAAAGCTGCCATTAATCCAGTAATAGTCAATTGTCTTACTTTCATTTTATTCATTGTATCGTTCCCCCTTCTAATTATACCCATATGTATCATTGCTATTTCATTATAACAATAAATTGTATCTATGTAAATATCAAATTTTATAGTTATTGTATCGATACGCTTTGATATTTTTCTAATTTTCTAAAAAACACAGATTATTTCGTAACGTAAGTCCTATAAACTGCATACTATATAGTAAGAAAAAGGACAAGAGATTAAAACATAGAAAAATTTAAAAAAGAAGGAGGTTTTATAAGTGGGTTGCTATGGTGGTTGTGATAGTAGTTTATTATTCTTCTTCTTACTTCTTGTAGTATTATTCTGCTGTCCATATTTCTATGGATGTGGATGCTAAAATATAAAGAGTTGGGAATTTTTCCCGATTCTTTATACATAATTTCTTACTTTTTTATTTTGTCTATATCTTTTCTATAATAACTAAACAAACGTGATGGTAATTTCCCTTTATCAATATTCAATTCCTTTCCCATTTCATTCTTCATTTTATTAAACGCTTCCCTTACCTTAGGGTTTATAGGTATTTTATCCATAAACAAATCATCTCCATTTATTTTTTCATCATTATTTTTTGCAGATCTAATCATTCAATACAGGAAATATAAGGTTAATTTTTTATACAAAAAATAAGTCAACAGCATTCACTATTGACTTAATTTAAAGGGCAGAATATTTTTTCTTTAGCTCTACAATAGCATCCCAAATAGGCTGATAATTAGGAAGTAGCTTCCTAGCCCTATATAAATGCCACCTAGCTTTTTCTAAATTACCTGTATAAAGATATATTAAACCTAAATTATGGTGTCCATATCCATTTTGAGGATATAATGCAACAACCTTTTTTGCATAATATTTAGCTTGATCATATTGTTTTAAATCTTCCCCATATATTTTAGATAGATTTAATAAAACAATAGAATCCTCTTTATTATACCTTAAAAATCTTTCATAATAATATATTGCTTTTTCATATTCACATATTTGATGATAGCATATACCAAGACTATAATAAATATCTTGTTTTGCTTCCAAAACATCTTCATCATTCATATCAAGTGTCTTTTGATAACAAATAATCGCCGCTGTATCTTTTCCAATCTGACAAAAAATATCCCCCATAAATTTCCAATATCTTGAGACATCTGGATATTTTTTTATACGGTCTTCTAAAAACGATAATGCCCTATCAAAATACTCGCAATTTACATATGCAATAAGTAAATTATTTATCAAATATTCATCATCTGGCTCAATCATAAGACCA includes:
- the rpsT gene encoding 30S ribosomal protein S20 translates to MANIKSAKKRIKVIEVKTARNRRIKSAVKTAIRRFEEALVAGNVEEAKAKFQFAEKKIMQAAAKGTFHKNAASRKVAKLAMKLNKAM
- the holA gene encoding DNA polymerase III subunit delta, with amino-acid sequence MNYKEVLKDLKNDALNNLYLFYGQEYYLIENILNSIKEKIINKGFEDLNYQFIDGKETDVNTIINACETLPFMAERRMVLVKDLECFFGKRKNISDGEEERLTKYFANLPATTHLFFVVTQDIDKRKKIIKAISKYGKIVAFEKLSERDMHKWILKSFKKYNKEINDREISYFLDITGYLDKNSNKNLKDLDNEINKLCSFLGDRIVVTSSDIELLAPKSIENNIFSLVESIGRKNTDKALSLFSDMLMEGESEIKILYMITRQFRYLFQIKLMEKQGYTPMAIAPKLGLRQFVVKKYLQQAMNFDEKMLKKALQACLDTDESIKKGKIDQRLGIELLITQFG
- the spoIIP gene encoding stage II sporulation protein P translates to MKVKVIEMKRYYRWIGVFITCMMCILACGMLILDTKEMIVKANGVRNGQNFVQAHEKENIKDDLFIQMLNKTIPALEVNYKKENGYSQDKTFVKMVLGKLMNFDYEDPKTLFKAQISMLKEADDDLAEMDDYMLLKDQENNIAKNHDINNSLEEIENNEIVKKTKEVQELAVASRKAKVESTPKKNTKQIPIVSSPVNMPNKVELNMNKPVIFIYHTHATESYMPESIGNFHSLKRRFTVRAVGDKLTSYLVRKGYKVIHNDTLHDYPSYQQSYVRALETLKSNMDKNPSLKIIFDIHRDAAPNNNTARENSYVVINGQKVARYSIVVGTKNKNTEKLLTFAKYIKAKSDELYPGLAKKTITKPYRFNQFNSDYYALIEIGNTANNIDEAIRTTKYLAEILDRVINDIKK
- the gpr gene encoding GPR endopeptidase translates to MFKIRTDLALEVRELYHEKTKKEIPGVEVKRREEEFATITNVTVLNEEGSKIIGKPKGSYITIEASGMKNPDADLKDCLSQALAKELSNLVPKKDNFKTLIVGLGNWDITPDALGPQVVSKVFVTRHFFEAYKKSDDPTMRPVSAISPGVMGTTGIETVEIIRGVVEKTKPDLVIAIDALASRKMQRVHTTIQISTTGINPGAGIGNKRKELSKNTLGVPVLAIGVPTVVDAATLTNDTIKLVVDELSNQASKDSEFYKILKGMNDEDQYGLIKEVLEPYGANVIVTTKDIDMTIRNISQIIANALNIALHPGIDLKDVNRYLQ
- a CDS encoding DNA internalization-related competence protein ComEC/Rec2, translating into MRRPILMITAFYILGILLEYMFAMSYDAILYIFFIMIVAGICIHKQRSAIILFSIILLLGILNFKVNNEYDGELKQLFGKKVYVMGDVIDVVYKERMCMILKVEEIVVDGKKYRPSIKLLVKLKGENEELQAVTGKRIGMNGMLLEPQKRRNPKMFDYNIYLKSKNIYGILYENAKSVEVIGEGDIFFIIKIANCIKDKVVCIIDHIFSKREGGVFLGILLGDKEKLDTNLYKVFKKVGIAHILAVSGLHVGIIYMYINKLLKRFPLPIKIFSILAIVSFYVIITGCAPSVLRAASMTFILILAPLFDRRYDSLCAVASAGLIFLMINPLYLLDIGFQLSFTAVLGIILLYKSIFKKLRILPKAIRTILSVSMAAQIGVIPIVAYHFNYISLGAFIINIPIVMIVGFIVPVGLVSIIFGFVNISIASVFGYIVSILIKIMIALSTFIESMPFSSIEVISPSCFFIFFYYIFFLVWIVEDKKIQRYYISKKQGLILVVGLYVIINVVFYLMPNKMEITFVDVGQGDCILIRTPMKKNILIDGGGSYQKKIDVGEDILVPFLRKNHVGKIDLMILSHIHKDHIGGLICVLDHLRVKSLIMGTDYFQSEDLEKLKEKCRKQKTKIIQCLKNDSIKIEKDVSMKILHPDEEHILFSGDEINNNSLVVLMEYNGNNILFTGDLEAQGEEEILKSYPNLSVDLLKVAHHGSNSSTTNDFLCFVKPKFAVIQVGKNLHGHPHKDVLDRLKENDIVVFRNDEDGAVIVTLDEENIRIETMLHKWRK
- a CDS encoding ECF transporter S component, giving the protein MNKMKVRQLTITGLMAALVLVGTMLIQVPTPTKGYIHIGDSMVYLSGILLGPVAGSLAAGIGSLFADVFSGYYIYAPATLVIKGLDALVLGYIYNKIVTKDTSISKKIIVFVFSVLAGGAVMVAGYLAYETVLYGFATAVLGIIGNITQAIGGGVLAAPLIIAFDKIKLFQKLKENYR